The following are encoded together in the Methanosarcina flavescens genome:
- a CDS encoding DUF2795 domain-containing protein: MRASASSMQEIFRDMKFPMTKDQILEQARSKNVSSDIMEDLQMIPDREYESADSLIRAMEAASQQVGGGGGGKSQSFGGSGTGETGGGGPSEGGSSQSFGGRGGA, from the coding sequence ATGAGGGCAAGTGCTAGCAGTATGCAGGAAATTTTTAGAGATATGAAGTTTCCAATGACAAAAGATCAAATTCTAGAGCAGGCAAGAAGTAAGAACGTCTCCAGTGACATAATGGAAGATTTGCAAATGATTCCTGACAGGGAATACGAATCAGCCGATTCCTTAATTAGAGCGATGGAAGCAGCCAGCCAGCAGGTCGGCGGAGGTGGAGGAGGGAAGAGTCAGTCATTCGGTGGGTCCGGCACTGGTGAGACAGGCGGAGGTGGTCCGTCAGAGGGAGGAAGCAGCCAGAGTTTTGGAGGAAGAGGAGGAGCATAA
- a CDS encoding MBL fold metallo-hydrolase, whose protein sequence is MEQFSFIARMPDRPGALHRAAEIITRYEGNINRIQYDRRIDMYTVFFEVTAAPQAYEKIREELEKIGYLQTSLQPVAFLKFHIYLPNCPGALFDLLNYITSAEANITFLDFDDRGQHPERLVVGLNIENPDMIDALLNQLKSRYRLEILEYDTTGEKLDDTVFYLRLAQKLRSFIGSAEDDFLMRFLHDINHIAQELSNLQKDPIEVFENILKVGDCLNRTSGDNFYADVQRIKIKDDIELFCFQPPCGGNIYLFDTPSERVMIDTGYGIYFQDVVNMLQYYGLGDLSLLKRIYITHADADHCGAAGLFPAPSYLNHKTFLITRETSRAYGSSSQDCILEEVYTKIINLFSRFTPPENIVLFPEISSSTESIEKRGSFPVVARFRIGDLEFEALEGIGGHMHGEVFYLCPDEGLLFPEDALINFRSLSPDRTEYNILADYLMTSVNVDSKLAREERKTLFSLISEIDEKLAGKGRKCLICCGHGSISVMEEGKLVEYTGSERYIAGQKPVSISQENF, encoded by the coding sequence ATGGAACAGTTCTCTTTTATTGCCCGCATGCCTGACAGACCGGGGGCGCTGCATAGGGCAGCCGAAATCATTACACGGTACGAAGGAAATATTAACAGGATTCAGTACGACCGCAGGATAGATATGTACACTGTTTTTTTTGAGGTGACTGCTGCTCCGCAGGCTTATGAAAAAATCCGTGAGGAGCTGGAAAAAATAGGCTATCTTCAGACTTCCCTTCAACCCGTAGCCTTCCTCAAATTCCATATCTATCTTCCTAACTGTCCTGGGGCTTTATTTGATCTTCTGAATTATATCACTTCAGCAGAAGCAAACATTACTTTTCTTGATTTTGACGATCGAGGACAGCATCCTGAAAGGCTTGTCGTGGGTCTTAACATTGAAAATCCAGATATGATCGATGCCCTCCTGAACCAGCTCAAATCCAGGTACAGGCTCGAAATTTTAGAGTACGATACAACCGGGGAGAAACTTGATGATACGGTATTTTATCTTCGGCTCGCCCAGAAGCTCAGGTCGTTTATAGGGAGTGCAGAAGATGATTTTTTGATGAGATTCTTGCACGATATTAATCACATTGCTCAGGAGCTTTCAAACCTTCAGAAAGATCCTATTGAGGTTTTTGAGAATATCCTGAAAGTAGGAGATTGCCTTAACCGGACTTCAGGAGATAACTTTTATGCAGATGTACAGAGGATCAAAATCAAAGACGATATTGAACTTTTCTGTTTTCAACCTCCTTGCGGGGGAAATATCTATCTTTTCGATACTCCCTCTGAAAGGGTCATGATTGACACTGGATATGGAATTTATTTCCAGGATGTTGTGAATATGCTCCAGTATTATGGGCTTGGGGATCTGAGCTTGCTCAAAAGAATTTACATAACGCATGCCGATGCCGATCATTGTGGGGCTGCCGGCCTTTTTCCTGCGCCATCCTATCTTAACCATAAGACTTTTCTGATCACTCGGGAGACCAGCAGAGCCTACGGCTCAAGCAGCCAGGATTGTATTCTGGAAGAGGTTTATACGAAGATAATAAACCTGTTTTCCAGGTTTACTCCCCCTGAAAACATAGTTCTCTTTCCTGAAATTTCCTCGTCAACTGAGTCAATTGAAAAGCGGGGTTCATTCCCTGTCGTTGCTCGATTCAGGATAGGCGATCTGGAGTTTGAAGCTCTTGAAGGTATAGGCGGGCACATGCATGGAGAGGTATTTTATCTTTGCCCGGATGAGGGGCTTCTTTTTCCCGAAGATGCATTGATCAATTTCAGAAGTCTGAGCCCTGATAGAACGGAATATAACATTCTGGCTGATTACCTTATGACGTCGGTGAATGTTGACAGCAAGCTTGCACGAGAGGAACGAAAAACTCTTTTTTCTCTTATTTCCGAAATTGATGAAAAACTTGCTGGAAAAGGCAGGAAATGTCTTATTTGCTGCGGACATGGCTCAATATCGGTAATGGAAGAGGGAAAACTTGTTGAATATACAGGTTCAGAGAGGTATATAGCAGGACAAAAACCTGTCTCTATTTCTCAAGAAAATTTTTGA
- a CDS encoding GIY-YIG nuclease family protein, whose amino-acid sequence MFFSEENVYPEKIDCSERTAHLEENNHSEKDIFSGKGVYCLIFENRACKFEVGKKGEFFFHAGFHIYVGSALGPGGLKRVKRHINLSRNKDRNPKWHVDYLHLSPAFRLVSAVYAFTSSQLECALASRIGGNFVSGFGCTDCMCSSHLFYRNKSPLLEVIETFEVLGLSALVLEF is encoded by the coding sequence ATGTTCTTTTCCGAAGAAAACGTTTATCCCGAGAAAATTGATTGTTCCGAGAGAACTGCTCACTTAGAGGAAAATAATCACTCTGAGAAGGATATTTTTTCCGGGAAAGGCGTCTACTGTTTGATATTTGAGAATCGGGCATGCAAGTTTGAGGTAGGTAAAAAGGGAGAATTCTTTTTCCATGCAGGATTTCATATCTATGTGGGTTCGGCTCTGGGTCCGGGAGGTCTTAAAAGGGTAAAGAGGCACATTAACCTCTCCAGGAACAAGGACCGAAACCCAAAATGGCATGTAGATTATCTTCACCTGAGTCCTGCTTTCAGGCTGGTTTCAGCGGTTTACGCCTTTACTTCTTCGCAGCTTGAGTGCGCGCTTGCCAGCAGGATCGGAGGAAATTTTGTTTCAGGTTTCGGATGCACGGACTGTATGTGCAGTTCTCATCTTTTTTATAGGAATAAAAGCCCTCTTTTAGAGGTCATTGAAACTTTTGAAGTTTTGGGACTTTCTGCCCTTGTGCTTGAGTTTTAA
- a CDS encoding ADP-ribosylglycohydrolase family protein codes for MRTEKLPDVSDIEKKLRGYLFGTACADALGRPVEHLTLEQIKSTYGEKGILELSSDSPWTDDTQLMLVLARGLLRGAELEIPGLMDRIAEELVFWLDEPDLGAGATTRGAALSLKDGIPWSKSGLRSKTCGSLMRAGILGFVFQNDPQKLVKVALISGRITHSHPVAEAASLAGAYAVKLALDGVEPGDMFEPLFEVTQGISEEFTHALESSYKTAYSDIKDEEGLRKLGQGWYADETFALAYFCILRYPHDYKKAVQTAVNITGDSDSVGGVAGGILGARLGIDAIPVSWIEALKWKKELEKTVEPLLEKYFQVSGDKLKS; via the coding sequence ATGAGAACAGAAAAACTGCCAGATGTGTCAGATATTGAAAAAAAGCTGCGTGGCTACCTCTTCGGCACAGCCTGCGCTGATGCTCTCGGGCGCCCGGTAGAACACCTAACTCTTGAACAAATCAAAAGTACGTATGGAGAGAAAGGAATTCTTGAACTCTCGTCTGATTCCCCCTGGACCGATGATACTCAGTTGATGCTTGTACTTGCCAGAGGGCTACTTAGGGGGGCTGAGCTTGAAATTCCCGGGCTTATGGACAGGATAGCAGAGGAGCTTGTATTCTGGCTGGATGAGCCTGATCTGGGAGCAGGGGCGACTACCAGAGGGGCAGCCCTGAGCCTTAAGGATGGGATTCCCTGGAGCAAATCCGGTCTCAGATCCAAAACCTGTGGGAGCCTTATGCGGGCTGGGATTCTCGGTTTTGTTTTCCAGAATGATCCTCAAAAGCTGGTTAAAGTTGCCCTGATTTCGGGCAGAATAACCCACTCCCATCCGGTCGCAGAAGCTGCTTCCCTTGCAGGAGCATATGCAGTTAAACTTGCCCTTGATGGGGTGGAACCCGGGGATATGTTTGAACCTCTTTTTGAGGTAACTCAGGGAATCTCTGAGGAATTCACTCATGCCCTGGAAAGTTCTTATAAAACGGCTTATAGTGACATCAAAGACGAGGAAGGCTTGAGGAAACTTGGGCAGGGCTGGTATGCTGATGAGACTTTTGCCCTGGCGTACTTCTGCATACTGCGTTATCCTCATGACTACAAAAAAGCAGTACAGACTGCAGTGAATATTACAGGGGATTCGGATTCGGTTGGGGGCGTTGCGGGGGGCATTCTTGGGGCTAGGCTTGGAATTGATGCCATACCCGTTTCCTGGATTGAAGCGCTTAAGTGGAAAAAAGAACTGGAGAAAACAGTAGAGCCTCTGCTTGAGAAGTATTTTCAGGTCTCAGGAGATAAATTAAAGTCTTGA
- a CDS encoding proteasome-activating nucleotidase, with the protein MSEDSVIRSSLEDIKTRVEFQLECGKINAEDVKSLLTEIEIMRVQNENMKARLLEASVATGRHLQEINKLKAHLEQLTEPPLFIATILEVNGEIALIRQHGNNQEVLTQIPEEYVGKIEPGMRVAVNGAYSIISIVSRAADVRAQIMELINSPGVDYSMIGGLDEVLQEVRESVELPLTEPELFEELGIEPPSGVLLHGAPGTGKTLIAKAIASQAKATFIRMSGSDLVQKFVGEGSRLVKDIFQLARDKSPSILFIDEIDAVGSMRTYDGTSGSAEVNRTMLQLLAEMDGFDPKGNVKVVAATNRIDLLDPALLRPGRFDRSIEVPLPDEKGRVEILKIHTRKMNLADDVDFEKLAKIMKGMSGADISVIVKEAGIFVLRRRGKQITMADFLKAYEKVVNTEEPTIPQAMFV; encoded by the coding sequence ATGTCAGAAGACAGTGTAATAAGATCTTCTCTGGAAGATATCAAAACAAGGGTAGAGTTCCAGCTTGAGTGCGGGAAGATCAATGCTGAAGATGTGAAGTCCCTCTTAACCGAAATAGAAATCATGAGGGTCCAGAATGAAAACATGAAGGCCCGGCTTCTTGAGGCAAGTGTGGCAACAGGGAGACACCTCCAGGAGATCAATAAATTGAAAGCTCATTTGGAGCAACTTACCGAGCCCCCTCTCTTTATTGCAACTATTCTTGAGGTAAACGGGGAAATTGCGCTTATAAGGCAGCATGGGAACAACCAGGAAGTTCTCACCCAGATTCCTGAAGAATATGTAGGAAAGATCGAGCCCGGTATGAGAGTTGCGGTAAACGGGGCATACTCAATTATCTCCATAGTCAGCAGGGCCGCCGATGTTCGGGCTCAGATTATGGAACTCATTAACTCGCCTGGTGTGGACTACAGCATGATTGGTGGGCTTGACGAGGTACTCCAGGAAGTCAGAGAAAGCGTTGAACTTCCGCTTACCGAGCCCGAGCTTTTCGAGGAACTTGGAATCGAGCCCCCTTCAGGTGTTCTGCTCCACGGCGCGCCGGGAACGGGCAAGACTCTTATCGCAAAAGCCATAGCCTCTCAGGCAAAAGCAACCTTCATCAGGATGTCGGGTTCTGATCTGGTCCAGAAATTCGTAGGTGAGGGCTCAAGGCTTGTCAAAGATATTTTTCAGCTTGCCCGAGACAAATCCCCGAGTATCCTCTTCATAGATGAGATCGATGCTGTCGGCAGCATGAGAACTTACGACGGAACAAGTGGCTCTGCCGAGGTAAACAGGACAATGCTTCAACTCCTTGCGGAGATGGACGGCTTTGATCCTAAAGGCAATGTAAAAGTGGTTGCTGCAACCAACAGAATTGACCTGCTTGATCCTGCTCTTCTCAGGCCCGGCAGGTTTGACAGATCTATCGAGGTTCCGCTCCCTGATGAGAAAGGAAGGGTCGAAATCCTTAAAATTCACACACGGAAAATGAATCTTGCAGACGACGTGGACTTCGAGAAACTCGCAAAAATCATGAAAGGCATGAGCGGGGCAGATATCAGCGTTATTGTCAAGGAAGCCGGAATTTTTGTGCTGCGCAGGCGCGGTAAACAGATTACAATGGCTGACTTCCTGAAAGCGTACGAAAAAGTTGTAAACACCGAGGAACCCACAATTCCTCAGGCTATGTTCGTATAA
- a CDS encoding TIGR00304 family membrane protein, with protein MRTSQDFLRAGAAVTFIGFIILLLGIVLTIFQRSASSQMGGLIMIGPIPVAFGSSPEITTNMLGLGLIVSILYLFLWKMKH; from the coding sequence ATGCGTACATCGCAAGATTTTCTAAGAGCAGGCGCAGCAGTCACATTCATTGGCTTCATTATATTACTATTAGGTATAGTCCTTACTATCTTCCAACGTTCTGCAAGCAGCCAGATGGGCGGATTGATAATGATAGGCCCAATCCCAGTTGCTTTTGGCTCCTCTCCTGAAATAACAACAAATATGCTGGGGCTTGGATTAATAGTTTCAATTCTCTATCTATTCCTATGGAAAATGAAACATTGA
- a CDS encoding TIGR00304 family membrane protein → MENETLIEGNMLFSIGILVILIGFLLILIGIALSLYQESKSTQSHSNRTDAFGRKTRFESTPDSETPFNEWSPAKESKTEIKTGGVIMIGPIPIIFGSDKEGAKTAAILAIILMLLSLLILRASF, encoded by the coding sequence ATGGAAAATGAAACATTGATTGAAGGAAATATGCTTTTTTCAATTGGAATTCTCGTAATACTTATAGGGTTTCTGCTGATTCTTATCGGTATAGCTCTTAGCCTGTACCAGGAATCCAAATCAACACAGTCACACTCAAACAGGACAGACGCATTCGGGAGAAAAACCCGTTTTGAAAGCACTCCGGATTCTGAAACTCCATTTAATGAATGGTCCCCTGCAAAAGAGAGTAAAACCGAAATCAAAACTGGCGGAGTAATTATGATCGGCCCGATTCCCATTATTTTCGGAAGCGATAAAGAAGGTGCCAAAACCGCCGCAATCCTGGCAATAATATTAATGCTCCTTAGCCTGCTAATCCTCAGAGCTTCTTTCTAA
- a CDS encoding adenylosuccinate synthase, with protein sequence MFTIITGAQFGDEGKGKIVDLLAKDYDIVARFQGGNNAGHTVRVGDEVYKLHLIPSGILLDSRVLIGPGVVLNPEVLAEEITMLEKHGIKVNSRKLGVDAKTSIIMPYHIELDGLREASREKKIGTTKRGIGYAYIDKVARDEFRMAELVNRERFLARLEELAPQKEKEIAIMGGNPKIVRDPALIERYLELGKQFATYITDVSREINKALDEGKHVMAEAAQGTHLDVIHGTQKFVTSSSTIAGSACANLGVGPTRVDNVIAIVKAYITRVGEGPLPTELTGELGERIQKAGGEFGTTTGRSRRCGWFDLPLLKKAIALNGYTEISLTKLDVLTGLDPIRICTGYTLRGENIDYPPELTEDLAECTPVYEDLPGWETDLTKVKSYKELPENAKNYVTRLEELMKVPINYISVGPGRAQTFKKE encoded by the coding sequence ATGTTTACGATAATCACAGGCGCGCAGTTCGGTGATGAGGGAAAAGGCAAAATTGTTGACCTTCTTGCAAAAGATTACGACATTGTTGCCCGCTTCCAGGGAGGGAACAACGCGGGCCATACGGTCAGGGTAGGAGATGAGGTTTACAAACTGCACCTGATCCCTTCAGGTATTCTGCTTGATTCCAGAGTTCTGATCGGGCCTGGGGTTGTCCTTAATCCTGAGGTTCTTGCCGAAGAAATCACAATGCTTGAAAAGCACGGCATAAAAGTAAATTCCAGAAAACTAGGAGTCGATGCGAAGACCAGCATAATCATGCCCTATCATATAGAGCTTGACGGGCTAAGGGAAGCTTCCAGGGAAAAGAAAATTGGAACTACAAAACGCGGAATAGGGTATGCTTACATCGATAAAGTAGCAAGAGACGAATTCCGCATGGCTGAACTTGTAAACCGCGAACGTTTTCTTGCAAGACTTGAAGAACTTGCTCCCCAGAAAGAAAAGGAAATAGCAATAATGGGAGGAAATCCTAAAATCGTCCGAGATCCTGCGCTAATAGAGAGATACCTTGAACTTGGCAAGCAGTTTGCCACTTATATAACAGATGTCTCCAGAGAAATCAACAAGGCTCTTGATGAAGGAAAACACGTAATGGCTGAAGCTGCCCAGGGAACTCATCTCGACGTCATACACGGAACCCAGAAATTCGTAACATCTTCTTCTACAATTGCAGGTTCTGCCTGTGCCAACCTCGGAGTCGGCCCTACAAGAGTGGATAATGTGATTGCTATAGTAAAAGCATACATCACAAGGGTAGGCGAAGGCCCACTTCCTACAGAGCTTACAGGCGAACTTGGAGAAAGAATACAGAAAGCTGGAGGAGAATTTGGGACAACTACAGGCAGGAGCAGAAGATGTGGATGGTTCGATCTGCCTCTGCTGAAGAAAGCTATTGCCCTAAATGGCTACACCGAGATTTCACTTACCAAACTGGACGTACTTACAGGACTTGATCCAATCCGGATCTGCACAGGCTACACACTCAGAGGAGAAAATATCGACTATCCTCCCGAACTTACCGAGGATCTTGCCGAGTGCACGCCTGTTTACGAGGATCTTCCAGGCTGGGAAACTGACCTCACCAAGGTAAAATCCTACAAAGAACTTCCGGAAAACGCCAAAAACTATGTTACAAGGCTTGAGGAACTCATGAAAGTGCCCATTAATTATATCTCCGTAGGTCCGGGCAGGGCACAAACCTTCAAAAAAGAATGA
- a CDS encoding amylo-alpha-1,6-glucosidase, translating into MLRPSEREGIREAWDIHKKHTLSSSIIDKMVIRDNELAFITQEDGEIPIIENYGYGLYYHDCRYLSGFHIRLMDVPPTQVLSSDERGFISTLIVTNPEMKDCTGTVIAKETLLGIMTTTIPGCIQQSHTIRNFNTFPVTLELNFEFDADFADMFTIRGIVPPTAGKVLPARFDGKKLYLSYEGEDRLRRNTIIAFDPLPTKVEGKICTFELNITSHGLQTINLEISVEEIKPGQEPERPVKTPDERINQIIGSHTAALEYCNNIPTSNNIFNSIMARSLADLNMMRMSLNGDVFHAAGIPWYDTLFGRDSIISALQILPFDAELAKGTLLVNAKFQSNSSDDWRDQEPGKIAHELRRGELANLNLIPQTPYYGTVDATPLFLILLTEYVNWTGDIELVKLLENNVDRALEWIDVHANMEGNGFIYYAVKSPLGIYNHGWKDSPDSISRSDGTLAKQPIAVAEAQGYVYMAKKGLAPLFRRIGRKSDAARLEREAEELKERFNREFWMEDKQFFAQALDADGVCDVISSNPAQCLWTEIIDQRYAKCLVNRIFRDDMFTEWGIRTLSSKEKRYNPLGYHNGTVWPHDNAIITMGLRKYGFIKEMSLLFTGMYEAAREFDDFRLPECFGGLTRSEYGIPVKYPVACSPQAWASGAIPFMLTACLGITPDALNNRLIINRPHLPSWLDNVQFNNVKVGNTLTDLNFRRVEEETLVNVSKRSGDINVLIKY; encoded by the coding sequence ATGCTAAGACCTTCTGAACGAGAGGGAATTCGCGAAGCGTGGGATATACACAAGAAGCATACCTTGTCCAGCAGCATTATCGACAAGATGGTCATACGGGATAATGAGCTGGCATTCATAACGCAAGAGGATGGCGAGATCCCTATCATAGAAAACTATGGGTATGGCCTCTACTATCATGACTGCAGATACCTGAGCGGTTTTCACATAAGACTCATGGATGTGCCTCCGACACAGGTTCTATCCAGTGATGAGAGAGGTTTTATATCGACGCTTATAGTCACCAACCCGGAAATGAAAGATTGCACAGGCACCGTCATCGCTAAAGAAACGCTCCTCGGCATTATGACCACGACTATACCTGGCTGCATCCAGCAAAGCCATACTATCCGGAACTTTAACACCTTCCCCGTAACATTGGAACTGAATTTTGAGTTCGATGCAGATTTTGCAGATATGTTCACCATCAGGGGTATTGTCCCTCCTACAGCTGGAAAAGTGTTACCAGCCAGATTCGATGGTAAAAAACTTTATTTATCCTACGAGGGAGAGGACAGGCTTCGCCGCAACACGATAATCGCATTTGACCCATTGCCTACGAAGGTAGAAGGGAAAATATGCACCTTCGAGCTGAATATAACCTCACACGGGTTACAGACCATTAATTTAGAAATCTCTGTCGAGGAAATTAAACCTGGTCAGGAACCTGAACGACCAGTAAAAACTCCTGATGAGCGAATAAACCAGATTATAGGATCCCACACCGCTGCTCTTGAATACTGCAACAATATACCGACCAGCAACAACATTTTCAACAGCATCATGGCTCGCTCGCTGGCTGACCTGAACATGATGCGTATGAGCCTTAATGGAGATGTATTTCATGCCGCTGGGATACCCTGGTACGACACATTATTCGGGAGAGATAGCATTATCTCGGCACTCCAGATATTACCTTTTGATGCAGAGCTGGCAAAAGGCACATTGCTGGTGAACGCAAAATTCCAGAGCAACAGCTCAGATGATTGGAGGGATCAGGAGCCCGGTAAAATAGCTCACGAATTGAGGCGTGGAGAACTGGCGAACCTGAACCTGATTCCTCAGACCCCGTACTATGGCACTGTGGACGCCACGCCCCTGTTCCTTATCCTCCTGACCGAATATGTGAATTGGACAGGGGATATCGAACTGGTCAAGCTGCTGGAAAACAATGTGGATCGGGCGCTTGAATGGATCGATGTTCACGCCAACATGGAAGGAAATGGCTTTATCTACTATGCGGTGAAATCCCCATTAGGTATTTACAATCATGGTTGGAAAGACTCTCCCGACTCTATCAGCCGTTCAGATGGAACTCTGGCAAAACAACCTATTGCCGTTGCCGAAGCACAGGGATATGTGTATATGGCAAAAAAAGGACTCGCACCGCTTTTCAGACGGATAGGTCGAAAAAGCGACGCTGCCAGACTGGAGAGGGAAGCAGAGGAACTGAAAGAAAGGTTTAACCGTGAGTTCTGGATGGAAGACAAGCAATTTTTCGCCCAGGCACTGGATGCTGACGGCGTGTGCGACGTGATATCATCTAATCCAGCGCAGTGTTTGTGGACAGAAATCATTGATCAAAGATACGCAAAATGTCTGGTCAACAGGATCTTCAGAGACGATATGTTCACCGAATGGGGGATTCGCACGCTGTCCTCGAAGGAGAAGCGATACAACCCTCTAGGCTATCACAACGGCACGGTCTGGCCTCATGACAATGCGATAATTACTATGGGCTTGAGAAAGTACGGGTTCATCAAAGAGATGTCCTTATTATTTACAGGCATGTATGAGGCGGCAAGAGAGTTCGACGACTTCCGTCTGCCGGAATGCTTTGGTGGGCTGACGCGCTCAGAGTATGGTATCCCTGTTAAATACCCGGTAGCCTGTAGCCCGCAGGCGTGGGCATCCGGTGCCATACCATTTATGTTAACCGCCTGCCTGGGCATAACTCCTGATGCTCTGAATAACCGGCTAATTATCAATAGACCTCATCTGCCTTCATGGCTGGATAACGTGCAGTTCAACAACGTGAAGGTTGGCAACACTTTGACGGATCTGAATTTCAGGCGCGTTGAAGAAGAGACACTGGTTAACGTATCCAAGAGGAGTGGGGATATTAATGTGCTCATAAAGTATTAA
- a CDS encoding alkene reductase yields MTRNRAGDGDVPVPLMATYYVQRASAGMIITEGSQVSPQGVGYIHTPGIYSAAQVAGWKKVTDAVHQAGGRIFIQLWHVGRISHPDLLGGALPVAPSALPVEGTVHTPSGKKPIPVPRALETNEIPDIVRQFRQAAENAKTAGFDGVEIHGANGYLLDQFLRSGSNTRTDEYGGSLENRARLPLEVAKAVIEVWGGNRVGYRISPHNTGHSMSDANPRETFSYLARELNKIGMGYLHLIEPIGGRMGFVPPKTRLGPTLRKIFERTLILNGGYDLQSGNEAIASGEADLISFGVPFLANPDLPERFRQNAPLNEPDVATFYVGGEKGYTDYPTLTDR; encoded by the coding sequence ATGACTCGCAACCGCGCAGGGGATGGCGATGTTCCGGTTCCTTTGATGGCTACTTATTATGTGCAGCGAGCCTCTGCCGGCATGATTATCACCGAGGGTTCGCAGGTTAGCCCACAAGGAGTGGGCTACATTCATACACCAGGTATTTACTCTGCAGCACAGGTCGCTGGCTGGAAAAAGGTGACGGACGCCGTCCACCAGGCTGGCGGCAGGATTTTCATCCAGCTCTGGCACGTAGGGCGAATCTCTCACCCCGACCTCCTGGGGGGCGCTCTGCCCGTTGCACCATCCGCGCTACCAGTCGAAGGTACTGTCCACACGCCAAGTGGAAAAAAGCCAATACCAGTACCCAGGGCTCTTGAAACCAACGAAATACCGGACATCGTCAGACAGTTCCGGCAGGCAGCAGAAAACGCCAAAACGGCGGGTTTCGATGGCGTAGAAATTCATGGCGCTAACGGCTACCTCCTTGACCAGTTCCTGCGGAGCGGATCTAACACGCGAACTGATGAGTACGGCGGTAGCCTTGAGAACCGTGCCCGTCTGCCTCTTGAAGTCGCAAAAGCTGTAATTGAGGTATGGGGTGGCAACCGTGTTGGCTATCGCATCTCTCCTCACAATACCGGTCATTCTATGTCGGATGCTAATCCAAGGGAAACATTTTCCTATCTCGCCAGAGAGCTTAACAAAATCGGCATGGGGTACCTTCATCTAATCGAGCCTATCGGAGGCAGGATGGGGTTTGTGCCACCCAAAACACGGCTTGGGCCTACCCTGCGCAAAATTTTTGAAAGGACGCTAATACTGAACGGCGGCTATGATCTCCAGAGTGGAAACGAAGCTATTGCCAGCGGCGAAGCCGACCTGATATCTTTCGGGGTACCATTCCTCGCAAATCCTGACCTGCCGGAGCGTTTCAGGCAAAATGCGCCGCTAAACGAGCCAGACGTGGCTACATTCTACGTGGGCGGCGAGAAAGGCTACACGGACTATCCGACACTGACCGATAGATGA
- a CDS encoding antibiotic biosynthesis monooxygenase family protein, translating to MGDKEIIYAAEIWSVKQGKEEEFLKIWTDLANWTKANEMCNTGAVLLQDLEQKNRFISFGPWKTPACVQAWRQQPEFKAAFVKLKELCDEIKLSTMKNVFSIP from the coding sequence ATGGGGGATAAAGAAATAATATATGCAGCTGAGATCTGGTCTGTGAAACAGGGGAAAGAGGAAGAATTTCTGAAAATCTGGACGGATCTGGCTAACTGGACTAAGGCTAATGAGATGTGTAACACTGGAGCTGTCCTGTTGCAAGATTTAGAGCAAAAGAACCGGTTTATATCATTTGGTCCGTGGAAAACTCCAGCTTGCGTGCAGGCATGGCGGCAGCAGCCGGAATTTAAAGCAGCTTTTGTGAAACTGAAAGAATTGTGTGATGAGATAAAACTGAGCACAATGAAAAACGTATTTAGTATTCCATAA